A genomic segment from Lineus longissimus chromosome 15, tnLinLong1.2, whole genome shotgun sequence encodes:
- the LOC135499369 gene encoding uncharacterized protein LOC135499369 produces MSEAFDTVKRETLYQDLREILQPDELHMMTILLKDVTLNVKVGREVGAEIKTNIGVPQGDCASPIAFTLYLAKALKPERTDIPLEHNYAQTVKTAEELQPDHLKDHTYATPTDTYMEIDEQYADDINWITTAQHKRTEKEKIVPKQLKKRNLNVNETKTEKHTITRNGNDEWKRCKLLGSLLDTEKDIKRRKGLTISTFNKLKNILQSSKIDLKTKLRVFNTYLRSIFLYNSELWTPTAKLEQEIDAFQRTLLRKLLGIRWPQRISNEDLNKKTQLEPWSQDTKRRRLSWFGHLLRLSEDTPARKALAESMRTIKKPRGRPKLTWLKLIYQDLKLQPNHDIQHLSILAADRQHWNGVIEGAMSK; encoded by the coding sequence ATGAGTGAGGCTTTTGATACCGTGAAGAGAGAGACCCTATACCAAGATCTCCGTGAGATACTCCAACCAGACGAACTCCACATGATGACGATTCTATTGAAGGATGTCACACTGAATGTAAAAGTCGGACGCGAAGTAGGAGCAGAAATAAAGACTAACATAGGTGTCCCACAAGGAGACTGCGCCAGTCCAATCGCCTTCACGCTATACCTTGCTAAAGCCCTAAAACCAGAACGGACAGATATCCCACTAGAACACAACTACGCACAAACAGTAAAGACAGCCGAAGAACTCCAACCAGACCATCTCAAAGATCACACTTATGCCACACCCACAGACACATATATGGAAATAGACGAGCAATATGCCGATGATATCAACTGGATCACCACAGCCCAACACAAAAGAACAGAAAAAGAGAAGATCGTCCCGAAACAACTCAagaaaagaaatctaaacgtAAACGAAACAAAGACTGAGAAGCATACCATCACAAGAAACGGAAATGATGAATGGAAACGATGCAAACTGCTCGGGAGCCTACTAGACACAGAAAAAGACATAAAACGAAGAAAAGGTTTGACCATCAGCACCTTCAACAAACTCAAGAACATCCTACAATCCTCCAAAATCGATCTCAAAACCAAACTCCGAGTATTCAACACCTACCTCCGAAGCATATTCCTCTACAACTCAGAACTATGGACCCCAACCGCCAAACTTGAACAAGAAATTGATGCCTTCCAACGTACCCTACTAAGAAAATTACTGGGAATTAGATGGCCACAAAGGATTTCAAACGAAGACCTCAATAAGAAGACACAACTAGAACCGTGGTCCCAAGACACCAAAAGAAGGAGACTGAGCTGGTTCGGCCACTTGCTTCGATTGAGTGAAGACACCCCAGCCAGGAAAGCCTTAGCCGAATCAATGCGAACAATCAAGAAACCACGTGGGCGACCAAAGCTCACGTGGCTAAAACTCATATACCAAGATCTGAAACTCCAACCAAACCATGACATTCAACATTTGAGTATTCTGGCTGCGGATCGGCAGCATTGGAACGGTGTGATAGAGGGCGCCATGTCCAAATAG